In a genomic window of Tripterygium wilfordii isolate XIE 37 chromosome 8, ASM1340144v1, whole genome shotgun sequence:
- the LOC120004372 gene encoding uncharacterized protein LOC120004372 isoform X2, with protein MLVSSQLPRWLEGLLTQKFFNACVIHEEAKKNEKNVYCLDCCFSLCPHCLPPHSSHRLLQIRRYVYHDVIKLGDAHKLFDCSFVQSYTTNGAKVLFLNPRPQTRPFRNAGSICFSCDRNLQESCLFCSLFCKIDHLLRTQSEGGLSKFLLDCKFLTLSEPVLDDGLMTPDSVLDPASSTKTSSGSGESSGGVVCRTEWCTATTEIARKKRSSLPKFPPVSEISVGFMNRRKKNPQPHRSPLY; from the exons ATG CTTGTTTCTTCACAACTCCCACGCTGGCTTGAGGGTCTTCTGACACAGAAGTTCTTCAATGCCTGTGTAATTCATGAAGAGGCaaagaagaatgagaagaaCGTTTATTGCTTGGACTGTTGCTTCAGTTTATGCCCTCACTGCTTGCCCCCTCACAGCTCTCACCGTCTCTTGCAG ATTAGGAGGTATGTTTATCACGATGTGATAAAACTGGGTGACGCTCACAAGTTATTCGACTGTTCATTTGTTCAA TCATACACCACCAACGGGGCAAAAGTTTTGTTTCTGAATCCAAGGCCACAGACGAGGCCGTTCAGGAACGCCGGCAGCATATGCTTCAGCTGTGACAGGAATCTTCAAGAGTCTTGCCTCTTCTGCTCCCTATTCTGCAAG ATTGACCATCTCTTAAGGACTCAATCTGAAGGTGGACTCTCAAAATTCCTTCTTGACTGCAAGTTCTTGACTTTATCGGAACCGGTTCTGGACGATGGTCTCATGACCCCTGACTCCGTTCTTGACCCGGCCAGCTCGACGAAGACATCATCCGGTTCGGGCGAGTCAAGTGGTGGTGTTGTGTGCAGAACAGAGTGGTGCACTGCTACAACAGAGATAGCAAGGAAGAAGCGGAGTAGCTTACCGAAATTCCCTCCAGTATCCGAGATTTCTGTGGGGTTCATGAACCGGAGGAAAAAGAATCCTCAACCTCATCGGTCTCCCCTCTATTGA
- the LOC120004477 gene encoding axial regulator YABBY 1-like has translation MSSSSAAFSPDHLSPSDQLCYVHCNFCDTVLAVSVPSASLFKMVTVRCGHCTKLLSVNMHGLTTLPATNQFHIGHTFFNPQNLLGLCGQEEMKSTTSNMNMVINQANPNEMIIPIRGGGGVEHYHHHQEIPKPPVDVNRPPEKRQRVPSAYNRFIKDEIQRIKAGNPDISHREAFSAAAKNWAHFPDIHFGLMPDHQPVKKANVCQQEGEDHMLMKDGFFAPTNVGVSPY, from the exons ATGTCGTCCTCATCAGCTGCCTTCTCACCGGACCACCTCTCTCCCTCCGACCAGCTCTGTTATGTCCATTGCAACTTCTGTGACACTGTCCTCGCG GTGAGTGTTCCGAGTGCAAGCTTGTTCAAGATGGTCACTGTCCGGTGTGGTCACTGCACAAAACTCTTGTCCGTCAATATGCATGGCTTGACTACTCTTCCTGCAACCAACCAATTTCACATTGGCCATACTTTCTTCAATCCTCAGAATCTTCTG GGGCTATGTGGGCAGGAGGAGATGAAGAGCACAacatcaaatatgaacatggtGATAAATCAAGCAAACCCAAATGAGATGATTATTCCGAttcgaggaggaggaggagttgaacattatcatcatcatcaagagaTACCCAAACCTCCTGTTGATGTTAACAGAC CTCCGGAGAAGAGACAGAGAGTCCCATCTGCCTACAACCGCTTCATCAA GGACGAGATCCAACGTATCAAGGCAGGAAACCCAGATATAAGCCACAGAGAGGCATTCAGTGCAGCTGCAAAGAAT TGGGCACACTTCCCTGACATTCATTTCGGACTTATGCCTGATCATCAACCCGTGAAGAAAGCAAATGTGTGCCAGCAG GAAGGAGAGGATCATATGCTCATGAAAGATGGCTTCTTTGCTCCTACAAATGTGGGTGTCTCCCCTTACTAA
- the LOC120003657 gene encoding probable pectinesterase/pectinesterase inhibitor 36: MTTVLFLLLATTKTPLALQELEAIQALTLDSKSWVQFYATKLRDSNQNGQVGVALSDCARFYDENEYMLGTLLGGGDYTSDDARTWLSGVLTNHRTCLDGLDDRGFDQRFEGAKNLTVLLGEALALSDAIANNAQTRGLPLPPDQNSGPLLTSWNPSTSKANFIVAKDGSGTHNTINDVVNAVVGMGKMREQRVVIYVKAGVYKEKVEIDMYTRNIMLVGDGIDRTIVTGNRNYIDGYSTTNSATFGVSGNGFWARDITFENTAGPEKDQAVALRVSSDRAVFYRCSFKGYQDTLYVLSQRQFFRDCHIYGTIDFIFGNAQVVFQNCDIFVRRPLSHQSNMVTAQGRQAANEDTGISILESRVRPAPEFVGVKNSFKSYLGRPWKQYSRTVFMKTDLDGLIDPEGWREWRGNFALSTLFYAEYMNIGAGASTAGRVRWPGYHVLNSPQEAIPFTVKGFIQGDLWIPQTGVPFNQGI; encoded by the exons atgaccaccgtcctcttcctcctcctagCCACCACCAAAACCCCCTTGGCCCTCCAAGAATTGGAGGCAATTCAAGCCCTAACTCTAGATTCAAAGAGTTGGGTTCAATTTTATGCTACTAAATTACGTGACTCAAACCAAAATGGTCAAGTGGGTGTGGCTCTAAGTGACTGTGCTAGATTCTATGATGAAAATGAGTACATGTTAGGGACATTGCTTGGGGGAGGAGACTACACGAGCGACGATGCTCGAACGTGGCTAAGTGGTGTGCTAACCAACCATAGGACTTGCTTGGATGGTCTTGATGACAGAGGGTTTGATCAAAGGTTTGAAGGGGCAAAGAACTTGACTGTGTTGCTTGGTGAAGCCCTAGCCCTGTCTGATGCCATTGCCAATAATGCCCAAACGAGGG GATTACCACTGCCACCAGACCAAAATTCTGGTCCTCTTCTAACGTCTTGGAATCCAAGCACATCCAAGGCAAACTTCATAGTGGCAAAGGATGGTTCAGGGACTCACAATACAATCAACGACGTCGTGAATGCGGTCGTGGGGATGGGCAAAATGAGAGAGCAAAGAGTAGTAATCTACGTGAAAGCAGGAGTGTACaaagagaaagttgaaattGACATGTACACCAGAAACATAATGTTGGTCGGAGATGGAATTGATAGAACAATCGTCACCGGCAACCGGAATTATATCGATGGATATTCCACAACAAACTCAGCAACATTTG GGGTATCTGGAAATGGATTTTGGGCTCGAGACATTACATTCGAGAACACAGCAGGTCCAGAGAAAGACCAAGCAGTGGCTCTAAGGGTGAGTTCGGACCGCGCTGTGTTCTACCGATGTAGTTTCAAGGGCTATCAAGACACTCTCTACGTCCTCTCACAACGACAATTCTTCCGCGACTGTCACATATATGGTacaattgatttcatatttggcaATGCACAAGTAGTGTTTCAAAATTGTGACATTTTCGTTAGAAGGCCATTGAGCCACCAATCCAACATGGTCACAGCGCAAGGAAGACAGGCTGCTAACGAAGATACAGGGATTTCAATACTAGAATCCCGCGTTAGGCCTGCACCGGAATTTGTTGGGGTCAAGAATTCTTTCAAGAGTTACTTAGGCAGGCCGTGGAAGCAGTATTCACGGACAGTTTTTATGAAGACTGACCTTGACGGGCTAATTGATCCAGAAGGGTGGAGAGAATGGCGTGGCAATTTTGCTCTATCGACATTGTTTTACGCAGAGTATATGAACATAGGGGCGGGTGCTTCTACTGCGGGAAGGGTGAGATGGCCTGGTTATCATGTGCTGAATAGTCCTCAAGAGGCTATTCCTTTTACAGTTAAAGGGTTTATACAAGGGGACTTGTGGATTCCACAAACTGGTGTGCCTTTCAATCAAGGTATTTAA
- the LOC120003490 gene encoding probable glutathione S-transferase — MADQVILLDENVSMFGMRVRIALADKGIKYEYKEQDLFNKSSPLLQMNPVHKKIPVLIHNGKPICESLVIVQYIDEVWNNDKSSLLPSDAYERAQARFWADYVNKKVYDVARKVLTKEGEELEAAKEEFIGVWKVLEDELGDKPYFEGEKFGFVDIALVGFCSWFYAFETIGNFSIESRLPKLVSWAKRCMQKETVSKSLCDEKVAYDFAMMVRKKLGIE; from the exons ATGGCGGACCAGGTGATTCTGCTAGACGAAAATGTCAGTATGTTCGGGATGCGGGTTAGGATAGCCTTGGCggat AAGGGGATCAAATACGAGTACAAGGAGCAAGACTTGTTCAACAAAAGTTCTCCTCTTCTTCAGATGAACCCAGTTCACAAGAAGATTCCTGTTCTCATCCACAACGGCAAGCCAATCTGTGAGTCTCTCGTCATTGTTCAATACATCGATGAGGTCTGGAACAACGACAAGTCCTCTCTGCTTCCCTCCGATGCTTATGAGAGAGCTCAAGCTAGGTTTTGGGCCGATTATGTCAACAAGAAG GTGTATGATGTTGCGAGGAAGGTATTGaccaaagaaggagaagagcTGGAGGCAGCCAAGGAGGAGTTCATAGGAGTCTGGAAGGTCTTGGAGGATGAGCTTGGTGATAAGCCCTACTTTGAAGGCGAAAAATTTGGGTTTGTTGATATTGCTTTGGTCGGCTTCTGTAGCTGGTTTTACGCCTTTGAGACCATTGGCAATTTCAGCATAGAGAGTAGGTTGCCCAAGCTTGTTTCATGGGCCAAGAGGTGCATGCAGAAGGAGACTGTGTCCAAATCCCTTTGTGATGAGAAGGTTGCCTACGACTTTGCTATGATGGTTAGGAAGAAGTTGGGCATTGAGTAG
- the LOC120003491 gene encoding probable glutathione S-transferase, with translation MADQVILLDENASMFGMRVRISLAEKGIKYEYKEQDLFNKSPLLLQMNPVHKKIPVLIHNGKPICESLVIVQYIDEVWNDRSSLLPSDAYERAQARFWADYVDKKLYDAARKIFTTKGEDLEAAKEEFTGILKVLEDELGDKPYFGGDKFGFVDIALVGFYSWFYAFETFGNFSIESRLPKIVSWAKRCMQKETVSKSLCDEKVVYDFAMMVRNKFGIE, from the exons ATGGCGGACCAGGTGATTCTGCTAGACGAAAATGCTAGTATGTTCGGGATGAGGGTTAGGATATCCTTGGCCGAGAAGGGGATCAAATACGAGTACAAGGAGCAGGACTTGTTCAACAAaagtcctcttcttcttcagatGAACCCGGTTCACAAGAAGATCCCTGTTCTAATCCACAACGGCAAGCCAATCTGTGAGTCTCTCGTCATTGTTCAGTACATCGATGAGGTCTGGAACGACAGGTCCTCTCTGCTTCCCTCCGATGCTTATGAGAGAGCTCAAGCTAGGTTTTGGGCCGATTATGTCGACAAGAAG TTGTATGATGCTGCGAGGAAGATATTCACCACAAAAGGAGAAGACCTAGAGGCAGCCAAGGAGGAATTCACAGGAATCCTGAAGGTCTTGGAGGATGAGCTTGGTGATAAGCCCTACTTTGGAGGCGACAAATTTGGGTTTGTTGATATTGCTTTGGTCGGCTTCTATAGCTGGTTTTACGCCTTTGAGACCTTTGGCAATTTCAGTATAGAGAGTAGATTGCCCAAGATTGTTTCATGGGCCAAGAGGTGCATGCAGAAGGAGACTGTGTCCAAGTCCCTTTGCGATGAGAAGGTTGTCTACGACTTTGCTATGATGGTTAGGAATAAGTTTGGCATTGAGTAG